In a genomic window of Thermus albus:
- a CDS encoding MFS transporter, translating into MGLAWRFVMAIGFVSLLSDLTYEGGRSISGVYLETLGASAVLVGFVAGFGEFLGYLVRLASGQLADRFRLHWPLLYLGYAVNLLSVPALALAQNPAGASLLIFLERFGKGLRTPARDALLARAGDEVGHGKAFGVHETLDQVGAFLGPLVVAFSVALGGYRLGFASLLPAALLALMLLFRARGLEPSGHKRPQALSLPPGFALYLVYSALFAMGFAHFQLIAFHLGKSGAEAAYIPLFYALAMGADALFALLGGLAFDRIGLKSLTAVPLLALAASTSLLGKDPALWWAGSLLWGGALGLQESIMRAGVGRLGGTASAYGLFDTAFGLFWLLGSIAMGFLYEGSPSRVVAFSILSESLALLTLLALLARLRR; encoded by the coding sequence ATGGGCTTAGCCTGGCGGTTTGTAATGGCCATAGGCTTCGTAAGCCTTCTTTCCGACCTTACCTACGAGGGCGGCCGAAGCATCTCCGGCGTCTATTTGGAGACCCTGGGGGCCTCCGCGGTTCTGGTGGGTTTCGTAGCGGGATTTGGCGAGTTCCTGGGTTACCTGGTACGCCTCGCATCCGGACAGCTTGCTGACCGCTTCCGTTTGCACTGGCCTCTCTTGTACCTGGGTTATGCGGTTAACCTCCTTTCCGTCCCAGCCCTCGCCCTAGCCCAGAATCCGGCCGGCGCGAGCCTCCTTATCTTTCTGGAACGCTTTGGCAAAGGGCTGCGCACCCCAGCCCGTGACGCCCTCCTAGCCCGGGCGGGTGACGAGGTAGGCCACGGTAAGGCCTTCGGGGTGCATGAAACCTTAGACCAGGTGGGGGCTTTCCTAGGGCCCCTAGTGGTGGCTTTCAGCGTGGCCCTGGGGGGTTACCGGTTGGGCTTCGCTTCCCTCCTTCCCGCAGCCCTTCTGGCCTTGATGCTTCTTTTTAGGGCAAGGGGCCTCGAGCCCAGCGGGCACAAAAGGCCCCAGGCCCTTTCCCTGCCCCCAGGCTTCGCCCTCTACCTTGTCTACAGCGCCCTTTTCGCCATGGGGTTCGCCCACTTCCAACTCATCGCCTTCCACCTGGGTAAATCTGGCGCCGAGGCGGCGTACATACCCCTCTTCTACGCCCTTGCCATGGGAGCCGACGCCCTTTTCGCCCTTCTCGGAGGGCTGGCCTTTGACCGCATCGGCCTTAAAAGCCTAACGGCGGTCCCTCTTTTGGCCCTGGCCGCCTCCACTTCCCTTTTGGGGAAGGATCCCGCCTTGTGGTGGGCGGGTAGCCTCCTTTGGGGCGGAGCTCTTGGGCTCCAGGAAAGCATCATGCGGGCGGGGGTAGGCCGCCTGGGTGGGACTGCTTCCGCTTACGGGCTCTTTGACACCGCCTTTGGCCTATTCTGGCTGCTTGGGAGCATCGCCATGGGCTTTCTCTACGAAGGGTCCCCTTCCCGGGTTGTGGCCTTTTCAATCCTGAGCGAAAGCCTGGCCCTCCTGACCCTCTTGGCGCTTCTGGCGCGCCTAAGACGGTAA
- a CDS encoding polysaccharide deacetylase family protein: protein MWFPLLALAPIPYVEGAAPPKALPAESLPALVLHLPGLVKANYLDNGHIEVAQLLLQVPGPVTPEDLLHLAQKALKEAIEARPSLAEVDLSLYPAPYAFNTELPLFTASVPRGRVQEFLSLRKPFGYERLWLRSGHAPLKPQEEILEDWPRLEGPEAYRAKEKAEQLLSTRTGFRGSVLYHGNPLLPYAALTFDDAPHPLFTPLLLDLLKRLGLKATFFVIGRNAEAYPYLVRDLVAAGHELGNHTYHHLRLPGLPEEEIRQEILQCNRVLEQISGSPPHLFRPPGGRFNRTVLQVAKDLGLVTVFWTDDPGDYAGLPRPVLESRLLGHLRPGGIILLHDNVLATLRVLPHLAHKAHTRGLTLGPVGGLLRALR from the coding sequence ATGTGGTTTCCTCTCCTTGCCCTAGCCCCCATTCCCTATGTGGAAGGAGCCGCCCCACCCAAGGCACTTCCGGCGGAAAGCCTCCCGGCGCTGGTTCTCCACCTGCCCGGCCTGGTCAAGGCCAACTACCTGGACAATGGCCACATAGAGGTGGCCCAGCTCCTCCTTCAGGTTCCCGGTCCGGTGACCCCCGAGGACCTTTTACACCTGGCCCAGAAAGCTTTAAAGGAGGCCATCGAGGCCCGTCCATCCTTAGCCGAGGTGGACCTTAGCCTTTACCCCGCCCCCTACGCCTTCAACACCGAGCTCCCCCTCTTCACGGCCAGCGTGCCCCGGGGACGGGTTCAGGAGTTCCTCAGCCTGAGGAAGCCCTTTGGCTACGAACGCCTCTGGCTCAGATCGGGCCACGCTCCTCTAAAACCCCAAGAGGAGATCCTGGAGGACTGGCCCCGCCTCGAGGGCCCTGAGGCCTACCGCGCCAAGGAGAAGGCGGAGCAACTCCTGTCCACCCGGACAGGGTTCCGAGGCAGCGTCCTTTACCACGGGAACCCCCTTCTTCCCTATGCGGCCCTCACCTTTGACGACGCCCCCCACCCCCTTTTCACCCCCCTCCTCCTGGACCTCCTCAAGCGACTGGGGCTCAAGGCCACCTTTTTTGTCATAGGCAGGAACGCGGAAGCATACCCCTATCTGGTACGGGACCTGGTGGCGGCCGGGCATGAGCTCGGCAACCACACCTACCACCACCTAAGGCTCCCGGGTCTCCCCGAGGAGGAGATCCGCCAGGAGATCCTCCAGTGCAACCGGGTCCTGGAGCAGATCTCCGGTTCCCCTCCCCACCTCTTCCGGCCCCCTGGGGGCAGGTTCAACCGCACGGTACTTCAAGTGGCCAAAGACCTTGGCCTAGTCACGGTCTTCTGGACCGACGACCCCGGAGACTATGCGGGGTTGCCCCGGCCCGTGCTGGAGTCACGGCTTCTCGGTCACCTTCGGCCCGGAGGGATCATTCTCCTTCACGACAACGTACTCGCCACCCTGCGGGTCCTCCCCCACCTGGCCCATAAGGCCCACACCCGGGGCCTCACCCTAGGCCCGGTGGGCGGGTTGCTGCGTGCCCTGCGATGA
- a CDS encoding Sec-independent protein translocase subunit TatA/TatB, giving the protein MIDSPAQLIAILVVALLLLGPRKLPELARGLGQSVREFKKSVEGISEEIRKEEKEEAAKPLEPGVAPKEDKPGRT; this is encoded by the coding sequence ATGATCGATAGCCCTGCCCAGTTGATCGCCATCCTGGTGGTGGCTTTGCTCCTTTTGGGCCCGAGGAAGCTGCCGGAGCTGGCCCGGGGTTTGGGCCAGTCGGTGCGGGAGTTTAAGAAGAGCGTGGAGGGCATCAGCGAGGAGATAAGGAAGGAGGAAAAGGAGGAAGCGGCTAAGCCTCTGGAGCCGGGGGTGGCCCCCAAGGAGGACAAGCCCGGCCGGACCTAG
- a CDS encoding universal stress protein, protein MFRKILVGYDGSEPAKKALMAALELAQAFRGEVLALAVVRPPEFAELGMELEGVLEEAKGPLAEAFRFAQREAARRGVVLRTRSQVGHPAETLIRVAGEEGYDLIVLGRRGLTPVQRWMLGSVSERVLRYAPSAVMVVH, encoded by the coding sequence ATGTTCCGTAAGATCCTTGTGGGATACGACGGTTCGGAGCCCGCCAAGAAGGCCTTGATGGCAGCTTTGGAGCTGGCCCAGGCCTTCCGCGGGGAGGTGCTGGCCCTGGCGGTGGTACGGCCGCCGGAGTTTGCGGAGCTGGGAATGGAGTTGGAAGGGGTTCTGGAGGAGGCCAAAGGCCCCCTGGCGGAGGCCTTCCGGTTTGCCCAGCGGGAAGCGGCGCGCCGCGGCGTGGTCCTGAGGACCCGCAGCCAAGTGGGCCATCCCGCCGAAACCTTGATCAGGGTGGCTGGGGAGGAGGGCTACGACCTCATTGTCCTAGGGCGAAGGGGTCTTACACCGGTGCAGCGTTGGATGTTGGGTTCGGTTTCCGAGCGGGTTCTCCGCTATGCCCCCTCCGCGGTGATGGTGGTGCACTGA
- a CDS encoding DUF4143 domain-containing protein, translating to MYLMDSGLAAHLLGFPAVPLEGTLWGQLLEGFVVGEVLRLQAAQEGFRLYHYREAGGLEADLRFRAPAPNQPPGVSPRGSGPGGEGQGHPGPSGLRPLGPHQRPAGSPVPPGGILCPGEGVVAFGRGLPALSLGYFWL from the coding sequence GTGTACCTGATGGACTCGGGCCTGGCCGCCCATCTCCTCGGCTTTCCCGCGGTGCCCCTGGAGGGAACCCTCTGGGGCCAGCTGTTGGAGGGATTTGTGGTGGGGGAGGTGCTCCGGCTCCAGGCGGCCCAGGAGGGGTTTCGCCTCTACCACTACCGGGAGGCGGGTGGCCTCGAGGCGGACCTCCGCTTTAGGGCCCCTGCTCCAAATCAACCGCCTGGAGTTTCCCCAAGGGGTAGTGGTCCTGGAGGCGAAGGCCAAGGCCATCCTGGGCCCTCAGGACTTCGCCCCCTTGGCCCGCATCAAAGACCGGCTGGAAGCCCGGTTCCTCCCGGGGGGATCCTCTGCCCAGGGGAGGGAGTGGTGGCCTTTGGCCGGGGGCTCCCGGCCCTCTCCTTGGGCTACTTCTGGCTTTAG
- a CDS encoding MDR family MFS transporter, giving the protein MNPTPQEVRFTMIGVLLGVFLAALDQTIVSTAMPRIVGELKGAEYYAWVTTSYLLTSTVSAPIFGRLTELFSRKAILFWAVAIFLLGSALSGLSQNMGQLILFRGIQGVGGGALFALALTTIAVLFPPRQRGRLAGAFGAIFGLSSAVGPWLGGLLTDHLSWRFVFYINVPVGGVALWFILRYMPRLRPQGGEPFDFLGAFLLISWAVPLMLALSWGGSTYPWGSPVILGLFIGAFLGLLLWAISQLRLPYPLLDLSAFRMRVFSLSALAAFFYGPAFLGAVAFLPLYLQVVKGVSASQSGVTVLPLVLGVMVGSLGAGQLLARFGRYKVLLIASATFILAMFLLLHFALTVETPLGVAVGLFFLLGLGLGPSQSVLNIVAQSELPQERLGSGTSMVQFMRQIGSTMGVALLGTVLAQSLTQVTGEARTLDLAQAFPSGGSTSPMVRAGEGIALDLDREFNRLEDLVVKALKGDEGAYRMLSEDPLLPEGFRKSLLPGGIPAQFAELQKLLEKALEGDEDARKALLANPTLPPEARGLLLPGGIAQGTLSLLERAWRGDQGAREALLRLPWGPSLEGFLAQEPPPAVKPRLLAHLRAVEKEAVAQAATLLKQTEEKALSQVPAQVVARLEGVRLRLKEALKEGIVEALRRIFLFSAAFVGFSLLALLALPDKELSGSLGPRPSLE; this is encoded by the coding sequence ATGAACCCTACGCCACAAGAGGTCCGCTTTACCATGATCGGCGTGCTGCTTGGGGTTTTCCTGGCGGCTTTGGACCAGACCATCGTTTCCACCGCTATGCCCCGCATCGTGGGGGAACTCAAGGGAGCGGAGTATTACGCCTGGGTCACCACCAGCTACCTCCTTACCTCCACGGTCTCGGCCCCCATCTTCGGGCGCCTCACCGAGCTCTTCTCCCGCAAGGCCATCTTGTTTTGGGCGGTGGCCATCTTTCTTTTGGGTTCCGCACTCTCCGGCCTTTCCCAGAACATGGGCCAACTGATCCTTTTCCGGGGCATCCAGGGGGTAGGGGGTGGGGCCCTTTTTGCCCTGGCCCTCACCACCATCGCGGTGCTTTTCCCTCCCCGGCAGCGGGGCAGGCTGGCGGGGGCCTTTGGGGCCATCTTTGGGCTTTCCTCCGCGGTGGGGCCCTGGCTGGGCGGCCTGCTCACCGATCATCTGTCCTGGCGCTTCGTCTTTTACATCAACGTGCCTGTGGGAGGGGTAGCCCTCTGGTTCATCCTGCGCTACATGCCCCGGCTAAGGCCTCAAGGGGGGGAGCCCTTTGACTTCCTGGGGGCCTTTCTCCTGATCTCCTGGGCGGTGCCCCTCATGCTGGCCTTATCCTGGGGCGGGAGTACCTACCCTTGGGGCAGCCCTGTCATCTTAGGCCTCTTTATCGGAGCCTTTCTGGGCTTGCTCCTTTGGGCCATATCCCAGCTTCGTCTTCCGTACCCGCTTTTAGACCTATCGGCCTTCCGGATGCGGGTCTTCAGCCTTTCGGCGCTGGCCGCCTTTTTCTACGGGCCGGCCTTCCTCGGCGCTGTGGCCTTTCTTCCCCTTTACCTACAGGTGGTCAAGGGGGTCTCCGCCAGCCAAAGCGGGGTTACGGTGCTGCCCTTGGTCCTTGGGGTCATGGTGGGAAGCCTCGGGGCTGGGCAGCTTTTGGCCCGCTTTGGGCGGTATAAGGTCCTCTTGATCGCTAGCGCCACCTTTATTTTGGCCATGTTCCTCCTTCTGCACTTTGCCCTCACGGTGGAGACTCCCCTTGGGGTGGCCGTGGGCCTCTTCTTCCTGCTGGGCCTCGGCCTAGGACCATCGCAGAGCGTGCTGAACATCGTGGCCCAAAGCGAACTTCCCCAGGAGCGCCTTGGCAGCGGAACCAGCATGGTGCAGTTCATGCGCCAGATCGGTTCCACCATGGGCGTCGCCCTTTTGGGTACCGTCCTGGCACAAAGCCTAACCCAGGTCACGGGCGAAGCCCGTACCTTGGACCTGGCCCAGGCCTTCCCCTCTGGGGGATCCACCTCCCCCATGGTCCGGGCGGGCGAAGGGATCGCCTTGGACTTGGACCGGGAGTTTAACCGTTTGGAGGACCTGGTGGTCAAGGCCCTAAAGGGGGACGAAGGGGCTTACCGGATGCTTTCGGAGGACCCTTTGCTGCCGGAAGGGTTTAGGAAAAGCCTCCTGCCCGGGGGAATTCCTGCCCAGTTCGCTGAACTCCAAAAACTGCTGGAAAAGGCTTTGGAGGGCGATGAGGATGCGCGCAAGGCCCTTCTAGCTAACCCCACCTTACCCCCAGAAGCCCGGGGCCTCCTGCTCCCGGGTGGGATAGCCCAGGGCACCCTTTCCTTGCTGGAGAGGGCTTGGAGGGGGGATCAAGGGGCTAGGGAAGCCCTTTTGCGCTTGCCGTGGGGGCCGAGCCTGGAGGGGTTTTTAGCCCAAGAGCCCCCTCCGGCCGTGAAGCCAAGGCTGCTAGCCCACCTTAGGGCCGTGGAGAAGGAGGCCGTGGCCCAAGCAGCCACACTCCTCAAGCAGACGGAGGAGAAGGCCCTCTCCCAGGTCCCTGCCCAGGTGGTGGCGCGCCTCGAGGGGGTGAGGCTGCGGCTTAAGGAGGCCTTAAAGGAGGGCATCGTGGAGGCGTTGCGCCGGATATTCCTTTTCAGTGCCGCTTTTGTTGGCTTTTCCCTCCTTGCCCTCCTGGCCTTGCCGGATAAGGAGCTATCGGGGAGCCTTGGGCCCCGCCCTTCGCTAGAGTGA
- a CDS encoding sensor histidine kinase produces the protein MSLTVRLALSMALVALLVAGLSGFLAYRAASGHLERALALGAGPGNPLAPRPGLHQRRMLAELRSSVALSAGAAMLLGLSAGTLLALGLVRPVRELSRVAEAYRRGERSRRAQVRGKDELALLAEGFNQLLDELARKEAQEKQLLSDIAHDLRTPLAVLQADLEALEDGLLPYSPEHLRRLQGEVRLLGHLVEDLRLLTLADTGGLHLSPEPVNPSVLAEAALEAYASRASAKGISLNLRGKAPLCHADPQAIRRVLNNLLDNALRHTPQGGTITVELGEESTWVRIAVRDTGPGLRPGEEEAVFRRFYRGDPARTRGGSGLGLAIARTLVEAMGGRIQAGNHPEGGAVFTIWLSRA, from the coding sequence ATGAGCCTTACCGTACGGCTTGCCTTATCCATGGCCCTGGTAGCCCTCTTGGTGGCGGGGTTATCCGGGTTTTTGGCCTACCGGGCAGCCTCGGGACACCTGGAAAGGGCCCTGGCCCTGGGTGCGGGACCAGGGAATCCTCTGGCCCCCCGGCCGGGGCTTCACCAAAGGCGGATGCTGGCCGAACTGAGGTCCTCCGTTGCCCTATCCGCAGGGGCTGCCATGCTGTTGGGCTTGAGCGCGGGGACCCTGTTGGCCTTGGGCCTTGTCCGTCCGGTACGGGAGCTATCCCGGGTGGCTGAGGCCTACCGGCGGGGAGAGCGATCCCGCCGCGCCCAGGTAAGGGGCAAGGATGAGCTAGCCCTGCTGGCCGAAGGGTTTAACCAGCTCTTGGACGAACTGGCCCGCAAGGAAGCCCAAGAGAAACAGCTCCTCTCGGATATAGCCCATGATTTAAGAACCCCACTTGCCGTTTTGCAGGCGGATTTGGAAGCCCTGGAGGATGGGCTTCTTCCCTATAGCCCCGAGCATCTAAGGCGTCTTCAGGGAGAGGTGCGGCTTTTGGGGCACCTGGTGGAGGACCTGCGCCTTCTGACCCTAGCAGACACCGGTGGTCTGCACTTATCCCCCGAACCTGTAAACCCTTCCGTTTTAGCCGAGGCGGCCTTGGAGGCCTACGCCTCCCGGGCTAGCGCCAAGGGAATAAGCCTGAATCTCCGGGGCAAGGCTCCCTTGTGCCATGCCGACCCCCAGGCCATTCGGCGGGTGCTCAACAACCTCCTGGACAACGCCCTCCGCCATACACCCCAAGGGGGCACCATCACCGTGGAACTGGGGGAGGAGAGCACCTGGGTGCGGATAGCGGTCCGGGACACGGGGCCGGGGCTTAGACCCGGGGAGGAAGAAGCGGTATTCCGTCGCTTTTACCGCGGCGACCCCGCCCGCACCCGAGGAGGAAGCGGGCTTGGCCTAGCCATCGCCCGCACACTTGTGGAGGCCATGGGTGGGCGCATCCAGGCGGGCAATCATCCGGAAGGTGGAGCCGTCTTTACCATCTGGCTCTCCCGGGCCTAA
- the pxpB gene encoding 5-oxoprolinase subunit PxpB, which yields MEGFYLVFGEGLSREANLQAQALARLLLKAPPEGLLDAIPAYGTLYLEFDAQKLTRPRLLRLLRRLASHMEVTGEEEGRVVDIPVRYDGEDLLEVARRTGLSLEEVKRLHQAPQYRVYALGFTPGFPFLAPVPEPLRLPRRPHPRPRVPAHSVAMAGPQTGIYPLPSPGGWHLLGTALVAVYDPHREEPFLLRPGDQVRFREAAGPTPPEPAPLELLPGEPRLPAFRVEEPGLMDLVVDQGRFLAGHLGLARSGPLDPYSAALANRLVGNPPGTPLLEMAYRGPVLTALEDLVVGFAGYGFVALLDGEEIPPGQSFLWPRGKTLSFRPWGRGVRAYLAVAGGLEARPFLRSVSPDLRGRVGRPLREGDVLGLQEAKGVRPGRSFSPRPLPEDLRIRLLPGPQCSKEALQALLSAPFWVVRADRMGLELQGPEVPGGEGLSEATPLGGIQVPPSGRPLVLLADKGSLGGYAKPARVRAEDLWLLGQAWPGAVLRFMGEPGCQGGGTLSPVERLPGG from the coding sequence GTGGAGGGTTTTTACCTGGTCTTCGGGGAGGGGCTTTCCCGGGAGGCTAACCTCCAGGCCCAGGCCCTGGCCCGGCTTCTCCTCAAGGCCCCTCCGGAAGGCCTATTGGATGCCATCCCCGCCTACGGCACCCTGTACCTGGAGTTTGACGCCCAAAAGCTTACCCGTCCAAGGCTCCTAAGGCTTCTACGCCGCTTGGCTTCCCACATGGAGGTGACGGGGGAGGAGGAGGGCCGGGTGGTGGATATCCCCGTGCGTTACGACGGGGAAGACCTTTTGGAGGTGGCTAGGCGCACGGGGCTTTCCCTGGAGGAGGTTAAACGCCTACACCAGGCGCCACAGTACCGGGTGTATGCCCTGGGTTTCACCCCCGGATTTCCCTTTCTCGCCCCCGTGCCGGAGCCCTTGCGCTTACCTCGGCGCCCCCACCCCAGGCCCCGGGTCCCCGCCCACAGCGTGGCCATGGCTGGGCCACAGACGGGCATTTACCCCCTGCCTTCCCCAGGAGGCTGGCATCTTTTGGGCACCGCCTTGGTGGCGGTCTACGACCCCCACCGGGAAGAGCCCTTTCTCCTAAGGCCTGGGGACCAGGTGCGCTTTAGGGAGGCGGCGGGGCCAACACCGCCGGAACCTGCCCCCTTGGAGCTCCTTCCCGGGGAACCCAGGCTTCCCGCCTTCCGGGTGGAGGAACCGGGCCTCATGGACCTGGTGGTGGACCAGGGAAGGTTTCTGGCGGGGCATCTGGGCCTGGCCCGTTCGGGGCCTTTGGATCCCTATTCCGCCGCTTTGGCCAACCGGCTGGTGGGAAACCCTCCGGGAACACCCCTCCTGGAGATGGCCTACCGGGGCCCGGTGCTCACCGCCTTAGAGGACCTGGTGGTGGGGTTTGCGGGCTACGGGTTCGTGGCCCTTTTGGATGGGGAAGAAATCCCACCGGGGCAGAGCTTTCTTTGGCCAAGGGGGAAAACCCTTTCCTTCCGGCCTTGGGGGCGGGGGGTGAGGGCGTATTTAGCGGTGGCGGGGGGCCTCGAGGCCCGCCCCTTCCTCCGCTCTGTCTCCCCGGACCTCAGGGGCCGGGTGGGCCGGCCCTTAAGGGAAGGGGATGTGCTGGGGCTCCAGGAGGCGAAAGGGGTGCGGCCGGGCAGGTCCTTCAGCCCAAGGCCCTTGCCAGAGGACTTACGCATCCGGCTTCTTCCCGGGCCCCAGTGCAGCAAGGAGGCCCTACAGGCCCTCCTTTCGGCCCCGTTTTGGGTTGTCCGGGCGGACCGCATGGGCCTGGAGCTCCAGGGTCCGGAAGTGCCCGGTGGGGAGGGTCTATCCGAGGCTACCCCCCTTGGGGGCATCCAGGTTCCCCCATCGGGTCGGCCCCTGGTGCTTTTGGCGGACAAGGGTAGCCTGGGAGGTTACGCCAAGCCGGCCCGGGTTAGGGCCGAGGACCTTTGGCTTTTGGGCCAGGCCTGGCCCGGGGCGGTGTTACGCTTCATGGGTGAGCCTGGCTGCCAGGGAGGAGGTACCCTCTCCCCCGTGGAAAGGCTCCCGGGAGGGTAG
- a CDS encoding DUF5009 domain-containing protein gives MTPQRHLALDAFRGLTVFLMLLVNNLPSTAPAYLGHGPFGRSLYLADWVFPWYLLAMGTAIPFSRAHARRKGMPEWRYELRILRRVTLLFLLGLGLTSLQAGRLVFALDVLQLLALAYWMGAWFYDLPPLRRTLLSLLLLGGYGAAILVVPIPGVSPGTFTEEQNLLLHLNRTYLAPLGLRGLLSAIPTGAFVLLATRLGETLQIGKPLWPWTFGALAGAALALPFLPPDKTYWTPTYLLLALALGGFLIQILRHLPPTWLSPWLPLGKNPLLAYILPVALKLSLLKGFLAWLYGSAALHWGPLGGYGVSLAYVALWWLVFGILDRLGIHLRL, from the coding sequence ATGACCCCCCAAAGGCACCTGGCTTTGGACGCCTTCCGAGGCCTCACCGTCTTTCTCATGCTCCTGGTCAACAACCTGCCGTCCACCGCCCCCGCTTACCTGGGGCATGGTCCTTTCGGCCGAAGCCTCTACCTGGCCGACTGGGTGTTTCCCTGGTACCTCCTGGCCATGGGAACCGCCATACCCTTCAGCCGTGCCCATGCCAGGCGAAAGGGAATGCCGGAGTGGCGCTACGAGCTCAGGATCCTGCGCCGGGTAACCTTGCTCTTCCTCCTGGGCCTTGGCCTCACAAGCCTTCAGGCGGGTCGCTTGGTGTTCGCATTGGACGTGCTCCAGCTCCTGGCCCTCGCTTACTGGATGGGGGCCTGGTTTTACGATCTACCCCCGCTCCGCCGCACCCTCCTAAGCCTTCTACTCCTGGGCGGTTATGGCGCGGCCATTCTGGTGGTCCCCATTCCCGGGGTATCCCCTGGTACCTTTACGGAAGAACAAAACCTTCTGCTCCACCTAAACCGTACCTACCTAGCCCCCTTAGGCCTAAGGGGACTCCTTTCCGCCATCCCTACCGGGGCCTTCGTGCTCCTCGCCACCCGCCTAGGGGAGACCCTGCAGATAGGTAAACCCCTATGGCCCTGGACCTTTGGGGCGCTAGCAGGGGCAGCCCTAGCCCTTCCCTTCCTCCCCCCCGATAAGACCTACTGGACCCCCACCTACCTCCTCCTGGCCTTGGCCTTAGGCGGTTTCCTCATACAAATCCTTAGGCATCTTCCCCCCACCTGGCTTTCCCCTTGGCTACCCCTCGGCAAGAACCCCTTGCTGGCCTACATCCTGCCCGTGGCCCTTAAGCTCTCCCTCCTCAAAGGGTTCTTGGCCTGGCTGTACGGCTCGGCCGCCCTCCACTGGGGTCCCCTAGGCGGCTATGGGGTTAGCCTAGCCTATGTCGCCCTGTGGTGGCTGGTGTTTGGGATCTTGGACCGGTTGGGAATCCACCTGCGCCTTTAA
- a CDS encoding cation:proton antiporter, protein MDWGVAAVWMGLALVAAHFSIWFRVSVALTEILVGIAAGALLGKGILHSEAPWVTFLAGAGSVVLTFLAGAELEPETLRKKWKEAFGIGLAGFFAPFLGVALLAHTLLGWDPRASWLAGIALSTTSVAVVYAVMLEFGLNKTPFGKVILAACFVNDLGTVLALGLLFAPFGWGTLVFALGLGVGLYLLRFTGAFFARYGGGTYELEAKFLLFALFALGSLAAWSGSEAVLPAYLIGMVLAGTVGKNHGLIRRLRTLTFGLLTPFYFLRAGSLVSLPALVAGLGGFLILLLAKMGTKVLGVYPTTQLFRYGGRDAAYTTLLMSTGLTFGTISSLYGLTHGIISEEQYSLLVAAVIASAVVPTWIANHFFLPHHHMQRTEVQEVADEV, encoded by the coding sequence ATGGACTGGGGTGTAGCGGCGGTCTGGATGGGTTTAGCTCTGGTGGCGGCTCACTTTTCCATTTGGTTTCGGGTCTCCGTAGCCCTAACGGAAATCCTGGTGGGCATAGCGGCAGGCGCCCTGCTGGGTAAAGGAATCCTTCACAGCGAAGCCCCGTGGGTGACCTTTCTGGCAGGTGCGGGAAGCGTGGTCCTCACTTTCCTCGCCGGGGCTGAGCTGGAACCGGAGACCCTGCGGAAAAAATGGAAGGAGGCATTTGGCATAGGCCTAGCGGGTTTTTTCGCACCTTTCCTGGGGGTGGCCCTTTTGGCCCACACCCTGCTTGGTTGGGACCCACGGGCCAGCTGGCTTGCGGGTATTGCCCTGTCCACCACCAGCGTGGCCGTGGTCTATGCGGTGATGCTGGAGTTTGGCCTGAACAAAACCCCCTTTGGCAAAGTGATCTTGGCCGCCTGCTTTGTGAACGATTTAGGCACCGTTCTGGCTTTGGGCCTGCTTTTTGCCCCTTTCGGATGGGGCACCCTGGTCTTCGCCTTGGGCCTAGGAGTCGGACTCTACCTCCTCCGCTTTACCGGGGCCTTCTTCGCCCGTTATGGCGGGGGAACCTACGAGCTTGAGGCTAAGTTCTTACTCTTCGCCTTGTTCGCCTTGGGAAGCCTAGCCGCCTGGAGCGGCTCCGAGGCGGTTCTGCCCGCTTACCTCATAGGCATGGTCTTGGCTGGAACGGTGGGCAAGAACCACGGTTTGATCCGGCGTCTAAGGACCCTTACCTTTGGTCTCCTCACCCCCTTTTACTTCCTAAGGGCGGGGAGCCTGGTGAGCCTGCCGGCACTGGTGGCTGGTTTGGGTGGCTTTCTCATCCTCCTTTTGGCCAAGATGGGCACCAAGGTCCTTGGCGTGTATCCCACCACCCAGCTCTTCCGTTACGGGGGAAGGGATGCCGCCTACACCACCTTACTCATGTCCACGGGCCTCACCTTTGGTACCATCAGTAGCCTCTATGGCCTAACCCACGGGATCATCTCCGAGGAACAGTATTCCCTTTTGGTGGCGGCGGTCATCGCCAGCGCCGTGGTGCCCACCTGGATCGCCAACCACTTCTTTTTACCCCACCACCACATGCAAAGGACCGAGGTCCAGGAGGTGGCGGATGAGGTCTGA
- a CDS encoding MarR family winged helix-turn-helix transcriptional regulator, with the protein MVWDLMGRIWRFQRAVREEMEEGLVAIGLSGLEAWLLRVVEGLPYPSDVARHMGLPPPTVSHMLRRLEERGFVERTLDSKDLRRFTFRLTEKGKVALEEAERLMEAALRRRLARLSPEEIEHLLGLLGKLVALPYGQTNLEKKEDS; encoded by the coding sequence TGGGACCTCATGGGGCGGATATGGCGGTTTCAGCGCGCCGTGCGGGAGGAGATGGAGGAGGGGTTGGTGGCCATAGGGCTTTCGGGCCTCGAGGCCTGGCTTTTACGGGTGGTGGAGGGGCTGCCCTATCCCTCGGATGTGGCCCGGCACATGGGGCTTCCCCCACCCACCGTGAGCCACATGCTCCGGCGGTTAGAGGAGCGGGGTTTTGTGGAGCGCACCCTGGACAGCAAGGACCTGCGCCGCTTCACCTTCCGCCTGACGGAAAAGGGGAAGGTGGCCCTCGAGGAGGCAGAAAGGCTTATGGAAGCGGCCCTGAGGCGCCGCCTGGCCCGGCTTAGCCCAGAGGAGATAGAGCACCTGCTGGGCCTTTTGGGCAAGCTGGTGGCCTTGCCCTATGGGCAAACGAATCTAGAGAAGAAGGAGGATTCATGA